In the genome of Cercospora beticola chromosome 2, complete sequence, one region contains:
- a CDS encoding uncharacterized protein (BUSCO:EOG09265GYD) yields the protein MGLFSSSSKQTTPPAPEPSKDGGYIAPDRSARAQCWEGRDAFFECLEKNGIIDSIKEDKKAKEHCSPELAQFERTCASSWVTYFKKRRVMEYQRDLTIKKLAAEGVQGKP from the exons ATGGGCCTATTTTCTAGCTCTTCCAAGCAAACGACGCCTCCGGCACCAGAGCCATCAAAAGACGGAGGATATATTGCGCCAGACAGGTCAGCGCGTGCACAATGCTGGGAAGGAAGAGACGCATTCTTTGAGTGCCTGGAAAAGAATGGCATAATTGATAGCATTAAGGAGGACAAAAAGGCAAAGGAACACTGCTCTCCAGAACTGGCGCAATTCGAGAGGACATGCGCTAGCAGTTGG GTCACATACTTTAAGAAGCGAAGAGTGATGGAATACCAACGAGATCTGacgatcaagaagctcgctGCTGAGGGCGTACAAGGGAAGCCATGA